From one Triticum urartu cultivar G1812 chromosome 3, Tu2.1, whole genome shotgun sequence genomic stretch:
- the LOC125543804 gene encoding vacuolar-sorting receptor 3-like isoform X2, translating into MWGLGFRWLLLLLLAFAAAVELEARFVVEKNSLMVTSPTALRGRHDSAIGNFGIPQYGGSMAGAVVYPKGNSDACEAFNSGRKEHLFRTKPGALPSFLLIDRGNCLFAKKVWNAQYAGASAVLVVDDKDEPLITMDLLQEDDEAAKYIQNISIPSALIDKKFGEQLKKAVKDGEMVNVNLDWREAVPHPDNRVEYELWTNSNDECGPKCDMLMHFLKEFKGAAQLLEKGLEVKKIDKCMGDSNDDSDHPLLKMEQDSQIGKGSRGDVTILPTLVVNNRQYRGKLGRKAVLKAICAGFEETTEPNVCLSDDMETNECLSDNGGCWQDNAANVTACRDTFRGRVCECPTFNGVQFKGDGYSNCEPAGPGKCLINHGGCWHETRNGKTFSACQESGDQNCKCPAGFRGDGVKKCDDIDECKERKACQCPECSCRDTWGGYDCTCSGDLLYIKEHDTCISKTTVQAKAAWAAVWGILVALVIVAAGSYVVYKYRLRSYMDSEIRAIMAQYMPLDSQGEVPNDPHEDHPLAH; encoded by the exons ATGTGGGGGCTAGGGTTTAggtggctgctgctgctgctgctggcgttcgcggcggcggtggagctggaGGCGCGGTTTGTGGTGGAGAAGAACAGCCTGATGGTCACGTCGCCGACAGCTCTGCGGGGGCGGCACGATAGCGCCATAGGCAACTTCGGCATCCCGCAGTACGGCGGGAGCATGGCTGGTGCCGTCGTCTATCCCAAGGGCAACTCAGACGCCTGCGAGGCCTTCAACAGCGGCAGGAAGGAGCACCTCTTCCGCACCAAGCCTGGAGCGCTCCCCAGCTTCCTTCTCATAGACCGCGGAA ATTGCTTGTTTGCTAAGAAGGTCTGGAATGCACAATATGCTGGTGCCTCAGCAGTGCTTGTAGTTGATGACAAGGATGAGCCACTGATAACAATGGACTTACTTCAGGAAGATGATGAGGCTGCAAAATATATACAGAACATATCCATTCCTTCTGCTTTAATTGATAAGAAATTTGGAGAACAATTGAAGAAGGCTGTTAAAGATGGTGAAATGGTAAACGTGAATCTTGATTGGAGGGAGGCTGTCCCACATCCTGATAACCGAGTTGAGTATGAGTTGTGGACAAATAGCAATGATGAATGTGGGCCTAAATGTGATATGCTTATGCATTTTCTGAAGGAATTTAAGGGAGCTGCGCAGTTACTTGAAAAAG GTTTGGAAGTGAAGAAGATTGATAAGTGCATGGGAGATTCAAATGATGATTCTGACCACCCTTTACTAAAAATGGAGCAGGACTCTCAG ATTGGGAAAGGGTCAAGAGGAGATGTTACCATATTGCCTACTCTTGTTGTGAACAATCGACAATATCGAG GAAAGCTAGGAAGGAAAGCTGTCCTCAAAGCTATTTGTGCTGGCTTTGAGGAAACTACTGAGCCAAATGTTTGTCTGAGTGATG ACATGGAAACAAACGAGTGTCTGAGCGATAATGGAGGTTGCTGGCAAGACAACGCTGCTAATGTAACAGCTTGTAGG GACACTTTTCGTGGCAGAGTGTGTGAATGCCCCACATTCAATGGCGTGCAATTTAAAGGAGATGGCTACAGCAACTGTGAAC CTGCTGGTCCCGGAAAATGCTTGATAAACCATGGTGGGTGCTGGCATGAAACTCGCAACGGAAAAACATTCTCTGCTTGTCAG GAATCAGGAGATCAAAATTGCAAGTGTCCAGCTGGTTTCCGAGGGGACGGTGTTAAAAAATGTGATG ATATTGACGAGTGCAAGGAGAGAAAAGCTTGCCAGTGTCCTGAATGCAGCTGCAGAGATACATGGGGTGGCTATGATTGTACTTGTAGTGGCGACCTTTTGTACATCAAGGAGCACGACACTTGCATAA GTAAGACAACAGTTCAGGCTAAAGCAGCATGGGCTGCTGTGTGGGGGATCTTGGTAGCCTTGGTTATTGTGGCGGCAGGAAGCTATGTGGTATACAAATACAGATTAAGG TCATACATGGACTCTGAGATTAGAGCTATCATGGCACAGTACATGCCACTGGACAGTCAAGGGGAGGTCCCAAATGATCCACACGAAGATCATCCACTTGCTCACTAA
- the LOC125543804 gene encoding vacuolar-sorting receptor 1-like isoform X1, with the protein MWGLGFRWLLLLLLAFAAAVELEARFVVEKNSLMVTSPTALRGRHDSAIGNFGIPQYGGSMAGAVVYPKGNSDACEAFNSGRKEHLFRTKPGALPSFLLIDRGNCLFAKKVWNAQYAGASAVLVVDDKDEPLITMDLLQEDDEAAKYIQNISIPSALIDKKFGEQLKKAVKDGEMVNVNLDWREAVPHPDNRVEYELWTNSNDECGPKCDMLMHFLKEFKGAAQLLEKGGYSQFTPHYITWYCPQAFVVSKQCKSQCINHGRYCAPDPEQDFSTGYDGKDVVVENLRQLCVFNVANEIKKPWIWWDYVTDFHIRCPMKEKKYNKKCAETVIKSLGLEVKKIDKCMGDSNDDSDHPLLKMEQDSQIGKGSRGDVTILPTLVVNNRQYRGKLGRKAVLKAICAGFEETTEPNVCLSDDMETNECLSDNGGCWQDNAANVTACRDTFRGRVCECPTFNGVQFKGDGYSNCEPAGPGKCLINHGGCWHETRNGKTFSACQESGDQNCKCPAGFRGDGVKKCDDIDECKERKACQCPECSCRDTWGGYDCTCSGDLLYIKEHDTCISKTTVQAKAAWAAVWGILVALVIVAAGSYVVYKYRLRSYMDSEIRAIMAQYMPLDSQGEVPNDPHEDHPLAH; encoded by the exons ATGTGGGGGCTAGGGTTTAggtggctgctgctgctgctgctggcgttcgcggcggcggtggagctggaGGCGCGGTTTGTGGTGGAGAAGAACAGCCTGATGGTCACGTCGCCGACAGCTCTGCGGGGGCGGCACGATAGCGCCATAGGCAACTTCGGCATCCCGCAGTACGGCGGGAGCATGGCTGGTGCCGTCGTCTATCCCAAGGGCAACTCAGACGCCTGCGAGGCCTTCAACAGCGGCAGGAAGGAGCACCTCTTCCGCACCAAGCCTGGAGCGCTCCCCAGCTTCCTTCTCATAGACCGCGGAA ATTGCTTGTTTGCTAAGAAGGTCTGGAATGCACAATATGCTGGTGCCTCAGCAGTGCTTGTAGTTGATGACAAGGATGAGCCACTGATAACAATGGACTTACTTCAGGAAGATGATGAGGCTGCAAAATATATACAGAACATATCCATTCCTTCTGCTTTAATTGATAAGAAATTTGGAGAACAATTGAAGAAGGCTGTTAAAGATGGTGAAATGGTAAACGTGAATCTTGATTGGAGGGAGGCTGTCCCACATCCTGATAACCGAGTTGAGTATGAGTTGTGGACAAATAGCAATGATGAATGTGGGCCTAAATGTGATATGCTTATGCATTTTCTGAAGGAATTTAAGGGAGCTGCGCAGTTACTTGAAAAAGGTGGTTATAGTCAGTTCACACCCCATTATATTACTTGGTATTGCCCTCAAGCATTTGTTGTCAGCAAACAATGCAAGTCCCAGTGTATAAACCATGGAAGGTATTGTGCACCTGATCCAGAACAAGATTTTAGTACTGGCTATGATGGAAAAGATGTTGTTGTAGAGAACTTGAGACAGCTTTGTGTGTTTAATGTTGCAAATGAGATAAAAAAACCATGGATCTGGTGGGATTATGTGACTGATTTTCACATAAGGTGCCCAATGAAGGAGAAGAAGTATAACAAAAAGTGCGCAGAAACAGTCATTAAATCACTAG GTTTGGAAGTGAAGAAGATTGATAAGTGCATGGGAGATTCAAATGATGATTCTGACCACCCTTTACTAAAAATGGAGCAGGACTCTCAG ATTGGGAAAGGGTCAAGAGGAGATGTTACCATATTGCCTACTCTTGTTGTGAACAATCGACAATATCGAG GAAAGCTAGGAAGGAAAGCTGTCCTCAAAGCTATTTGTGCTGGCTTTGAGGAAACTACTGAGCCAAATGTTTGTCTGAGTGATG ACATGGAAACAAACGAGTGTCTGAGCGATAATGGAGGTTGCTGGCAAGACAACGCTGCTAATGTAACAGCTTGTAGG GACACTTTTCGTGGCAGAGTGTGTGAATGCCCCACATTCAATGGCGTGCAATTTAAAGGAGATGGCTACAGCAACTGTGAAC CTGCTGGTCCCGGAAAATGCTTGATAAACCATGGTGGGTGCTGGCATGAAACTCGCAACGGAAAAACATTCTCTGCTTGTCAG GAATCAGGAGATCAAAATTGCAAGTGTCCAGCTGGTTTCCGAGGGGACGGTGTTAAAAAATGTGATG ATATTGACGAGTGCAAGGAGAGAAAAGCTTGCCAGTGTCCTGAATGCAGCTGCAGAGATACATGGGGTGGCTATGATTGTACTTGTAGTGGCGACCTTTTGTACATCAAGGAGCACGACACTTGCATAA GTAAGACAACAGTTCAGGCTAAAGCAGCATGGGCTGCTGTGTGGGGGATCTTGGTAGCCTTGGTTATTGTGGCGGCAGGAAGCTATGTGGTATACAAATACAGATTAAGG TCATACATGGACTCTGAGATTAGAGCTATCATGGCACAGTACATGCCACTGGACAGTCAAGGGGAGGTCCCAAATGATCCACACGAAGATCATCCACTTGCTCACTAA